In Nitrospira sp., a single genomic region encodes these proteins:
- a CDS encoding caspase family protein yields MAAPQARPKFRTKRCRDAVSLGSRFMIASMLLMVAGCAVAPSFGRSGPSRDDVQAPSEADMQRMMKQMMGQAPTRQTAVSTDGVQVVFQTGHAGAIQAVAVSPNGRYIASSGSQDGTVKIWDVTSGQEVRNFTGFGGFGQGADLVAFSEDSAHVVTHEMSGAVKVFDVASGREIRAGGSGLDGRGAVSGDARIAAVSETAEVKFNDRPSLGGARPLSVVDLGTGRTIWTIPDSAMQQPLVFSRDGRTLITVRTDTEMSSQSVIGTIGSSLGAMTGLGGFFSEPSIPTIKQELLVWDVPAKKLRRSWPFTPASDGIGGALSPDGRYLAMEQHVERSLRVLDLETGKPTVAISLGEVGMKGMGMTHSLAFSPDGKFLAIGRGDGTAKLFEFPSGRTVREFEATSLNFSPDGTTWVIGAASGGAPYLQEAAGGKETRLAGGASEVSDLAMTADGQSIVAGMHGGSAKLWDLPTGQLVRTFDCPDGMAVSSVAVNRVGSRLATGCVNGSAWLWDLISGKRLNRLAQPLPPDQFTPVYLRIARDDRTIVVGRGNQLVVADLSSGNELRRIVLPNESVKALAYLENPSKQPSIDRETLEQMKESAQWVRTLAVHPNGQLVAIGRSESTSLWDVRTGKLVRELRDVSRLQDRAQQQRLRDEENQLMLDEAGSLKSLLPFGLGAPSRSMAMPQGEIVTLDDPSELFDGLGDEMQGATSLAFSPDGTFLVTDGVKGKAVWEVATGKKVRPSRKKMPESQFDPLSLTENMELNIGGRGAAFSPDGRWAARGHGQIIKVWNVSTGQDVLQLVGHTGAVSSLVFSPDGRFIVSAGGDGAIRLWNLRSGKEVASLIALGREDFVAVTPDQYYRASKSRIKGVAFRVKDQLYPFEQFDLRFNRPDIVLERLGMASQDLVRSYRLAYEKRLKKMGLSDQALGIDFHLPEIHIRGGDVPVSVTRGILPLRVKATDTKYPLDRLQVYVNDVPVYGTSGVPILNRTAQTYEREIEVPLVSGRNKIQVSVLNQRGTESLRETVYTTSMAEMAPPDVYLVGIGVSEYKNRAYNLRYAAKDANDLLALYKSVEERPGVKGKVHLLDLTNEKATRPEILKAKDWLKRSRGNDLVIVFAAGHGMTDEQSNYYFGTHDIDPKQPAANGLPYEEFELLLDGIPALQKVLLLDTCFSGEIDKDQAVLVAKADAGGSGTVTMRSFKAARGVSLVADVGDGQGNTPTEPRLPTDMVKFQQDWFADLRRGTGAAVISSSSGNEYSLEGEQWKNGVFTYALMNGLKNHGADANKDRTITVSELQAYVIEQVRKLTEGGQNPTVRRENLEHDFVVY; encoded by the coding sequence ATGGCTGCGCCGCAGGCCCGGCCTAAGTTCCGGACCAAGCGGTGTCGGGACGCCGTCAGCCTCGGCAGCAGGTTCATGATCGCCTCCATGCTGCTGATGGTCGCCGGGTGCGCCGTAGCGCCTTCCTTCGGGCGGAGCGGACCGAGCAGGGACGACGTTCAAGCTCCGAGCGAGGCGGACATGCAGCGGATGATGAAGCAGATGATGGGCCAGGCCCCGACCCGCCAGACGGCGGTCAGCACCGACGGTGTACAGGTGGTCTTTCAGACCGGCCATGCGGGCGCGATCCAGGCCGTGGCGGTCAGCCCGAACGGGCGGTATATCGCGTCGAGCGGCAGCCAGGACGGGACCGTCAAGATCTGGGATGTCACGAGCGGACAGGAGGTTCGGAATTTTACGGGATTCGGCGGATTCGGTCAGGGGGCCGACCTTGTCGCGTTCAGCGAAGACAGCGCGCATGTGGTGACCCATGAGATGAGCGGAGCGGTCAAAGTCTTCGACGTGGCGTCAGGGCGGGAGATCCGCGCGGGAGGGTCGGGCCTGGACGGCAGAGGGGCCGTGAGCGGGGACGCTCGCATTGCGGCGGTGAGCGAGACGGCCGAAGTCAAATTCAACGACCGGCCGTCACTCGGCGGGGCTCGGCCGTTGTCGGTCGTCGATCTCGGGACCGGTCGAACGATATGGACGATCCCTGACTCAGCCATGCAGCAGCCGCTCGTGTTCAGCAGAGACGGCCGGACATTGATCACGGTCCGGACCGACACAGAAATGTCCTCCCAGAGCGTGATCGGGACCATCGGCTCGTCGCTCGGGGCGATGACCGGCCTGGGTGGTTTCTTCAGCGAGCCCTCCATCCCGACCATCAAGCAAGAATTGCTCGTCTGGGATGTGCCGGCAAAGAAGCTGCGGCGTTCGTGGCCCTTTACGCCGGCGTCGGACGGCATCGGCGGAGCGCTGAGCCCGGACGGACGCTATCTTGCGATGGAACAGCATGTCGAGCGATCGCTTCGCGTGCTGGATCTGGAGACGGGCAAGCCCACCGTGGCCATCTCGTTAGGAGAGGTCGGGATGAAGGGAATGGGCATGACCCATTCCCTCGCGTTTAGTCCGGATGGAAAGTTTCTCGCGATTGGAAGAGGCGACGGCACCGCCAAGTTGTTCGAGTTCCCCTCCGGTCGGACGGTGCGGGAGTTCGAGGCCACGTCGCTCAACTTCAGTCCCGACGGTACAACCTGGGTGATCGGTGCGGCGAGCGGTGGGGCGCCCTATCTGCAAGAGGCGGCCGGCGGGAAGGAGACGCGATTGGCCGGCGGCGCGAGCGAAGTGTCCGATCTGGCCATGACGGCCGACGGACAATCGATCGTGGCCGGCATGCACGGGGGAAGCGCCAAGCTCTGGGATCTTCCCACCGGGCAACTGGTCCGCACCTTCGACTGCCCCGACGGGATGGCGGTTTCTTCCGTCGCCGTCAACCGCGTCGGTTCCCGGTTGGCCACCGGTTGTGTGAACGGTTCGGCATGGCTGTGGGATCTCATCAGCGGCAAACGATTGAACAGGCTGGCGCAGCCGCTTCCGCCGGATCAGTTCACGCCGGTTTATCTCCGCATCGCGCGAGACGACCGGACGATCGTCGTCGGTCGAGGCAATCAACTGGTCGTCGCGGATCTCTCCTCCGGAAATGAACTTCGTCGGATAGTCCTGCCGAATGAATCGGTCAAGGCGCTCGCGTATCTGGAGAACCCCTCGAAGCAACCCTCCATCGATCGGGAAACCCTTGAACAGATGAAAGAGTCCGCCCAATGGGTTCGAACCCTTGCCGTCCATCCAAACGGGCAGCTGGTCGCCATCGGAAGGTCCGAAAGCACGAGCCTGTGGGATGTACGGACCGGCAAGCTGGTCCGTGAACTCCGCGATGTGAGCCGATTGCAAGACAGAGCGCAGCAGCAACGGCTGCGAGACGAAGAGAATCAACTGATGCTTGACGAGGCCGGGAGCCTCAAATCGCTGTTGCCCTTCGGCCTGGGAGCGCCGTCTCGATCGATGGCGATGCCGCAGGGCGAGATCGTGACGCTGGACGACCCCTCGGAACTGTTCGACGGACTCGGTGACGAGATGCAGGGCGCGACGAGCCTGGCCTTCAGTCCCGACGGGACGTTCCTCGTGACCGACGGCGTGAAAGGCAAGGCCGTGTGGGAGGTCGCAACGGGGAAGAAGGTGCGCCCGTCAAGAAAGAAGATGCCGGAGTCTCAGTTCGATCCATTGAGCCTCACCGAAAACATGGAACTGAACATCGGCGGAAGAGGCGCGGCGTTCAGCCCGGATGGCCGATGGGCGGCGCGAGGCCACGGACAAATCATCAAGGTGTGGAATGTCTCGACCGGCCAGGATGTCCTCCAACTGGTCGGGCATACGGGAGCGGTCAGCTCCCTGGTCTTCAGCCCTGACGGCCGGTTCATCGTAAGCGCCGGCGGAGACGGCGCGATTCGCCTCTGGAACCTGCGCTCGGGCAAGGAAGTCGCCTCGCTCATCGCGCTCGGACGAGAGGATTTCGTCGCGGTGACGCCGGATCAGTACTATCGGGCATCCAAGAGCCGGATCAAAGGCGTCGCCTTTCGTGTCAAAGATCAGCTGTACCCCTTCGAGCAGTTTGATTTGCGATTCAATCGGCCTGATATCGTGCTGGAACGTTTGGGCATGGCATCCCAGGATCTCGTCAGGAGCTATCGGCTCGCCTACGAAAAACGGCTCAAGAAAATGGGGCTCAGCGACCAGGCGCTCGGCATCGACTTTCACCTGCCGGAAATTCACATCCGGGGCGGCGACGTCCCGGTGTCGGTCACCCGCGGCATCCTGCCGCTCCGCGTCAAAGCCACCGATACCAAGTACCCGCTCGATCGCCTCCAGGTCTATGTCAACGACGTGCCAGTGTACGGCACGTCCGGTGTGCCGATCCTGAACCGGACGGCACAGACCTATGAGCGGGAGATCGAGGTGCCTCTCGTGTCGGGACGCAATAAGATCCAAGTCTCCGTGCTGAATCAGCGAGGAACCGAGTCGCTGCGCGAAACGGTCTATACGACATCCATGGCGGAGATGGCGCCTCCGGACGTCTATCTGGTGGGCATCGGTGTCAGCGAGTACAAGAACCGAGCCTACAATCTGCGGTATGCGGCCAAGGATGCGAACGACCTGCTGGCCCTGTACAAATCGGTCGAGGAGCGTCCCGGCGTGAAGGGGAAAGTCCATCTGTTGGACCTGACGAACGAGAAAGCGACCAGACCGGAAATCCTGAAGGCCAAGGATTGGCTCAAGCGATCCAGGGGCAACGATCTGGTGATCGTCTTCGCCGCGGGGCACGGGATGACCGATGAACAGTCCAACTACTATTTCGGCACGCACGACATCGATCCCAAACAGCCTGCCGCGAACGGCCTGCCCTATGAGGAATTTGAACTCCTGCTCGACGGCATTCCCGCGCTCCAGAAAGTCTTACTGCTCGATACCTGTTTCTCCGGCGAAATTGACAAGGATCAGGCGGTGTTGGTGGCCAAAGCCGACGCGGGTGGTTCCGGCACGGTCACCATGCGGTCGTTTAAGGCAGCGCGGGGCGTCAGTCTGGTTGCGGACGTGGGCGATGGGCAGGGGAACACACCGACTGAACCGCGGCTCCCCACAGACATGGTGAAGTTTCAACAGGATTGGTTCGCCGATCTGCGGCGCGGCACCGGCGCAGCGGTCATTTCCAGTTCCAGCGGCAACGAATACAGCCTGGAAGGGGAACAATGGAAGAACGGCGTGTTTACCTATGCCCTAATGAACGGCCTGAAGAACCACGGCGCCGATGCCAATAAGGACCGAACCATCACCGTGAGCGAACTGCAAGCCTACGTGATCGAACAAGTGCGCAAGCTCACGGAAGGAGGCCAGAATCCGACCGTGCGGCGGGAGAATCTGGAGCATGATTTCGTCGTGTATTGA
- a CDS encoding WSC domain-containing protein encodes MRHVRCPWIVGLAFGGLLTVAIVYLAVVTGALAPDTAEAAAMSADDRTPTPSDAAPHEDVQPRALKPPRDPARPDTLEERLGRGHIPMVAPPPSLVQQPAITGGAFACMADAASRDLAGSWVIDYTRMTNQACRSSCAQYGFAFAATQYGSSCFCGNTFGKYGEAASASPPRSCNLGCAGNPNEVCGGEWANSLSLTGAPPPAPTDGGQCLVKAQGTYMTTGGAAGTYNGVELHRWKKVATISSTPTMKTYQFQYTMSVSGFMDQTGAGGQWRGTWGGTATRMETWQAPVVTNPATGQPAFRLTTTPSFSTTVPYTGHLLNPLRPDPRMWATVSAFAQPQHLFSSGTSFVVAASNGSTRQATGATWIWNNPLGDATFTCSWNVSL; translated from the coding sequence ATGAGACACGTAAGGTGCCCATGGATAGTGGGGCTAGCTTTCGGAGGATTACTTACGGTTGCGATCGTGTATCTGGCCGTCGTCACCGGCGCGCTCGCACCAGACACTGCTGAGGCGGCGGCAATGTCCGCCGATGACAGAACACCCACTCCCTCCGACGCCGCTCCGCACGAAGACGTCCAGCCGCGCGCCCTGAAACCTCCCAGGGATCCCGCACGGCCCGATACGCTCGAAGAGCGTCTAGGTCGCGGCCATATTCCTATGGTGGCGCCACCGCCGTCGCTCGTTCAACAACCGGCAATCACCGGTGGCGCGTTCGCCTGCATGGCCGACGCGGCGAGTCGCGATCTCGCTGGTTCGTGGGTCATCGATTACACGCGCATGACGAATCAAGCCTGCCGCAGCTCGTGCGCACAGTATGGATTCGCCTTTGCCGCGACGCAGTACGGCAGCTCCTGTTTCTGCGGCAACACTTTCGGAAAGTACGGCGAAGCCGCCTCGGCCTCTCCGCCTAGAAGTTGCAACCTCGGATGCGCGGGCAATCCGAACGAGGTATGCGGCGGGGAATGGGCTAACAGCCTTTCGCTCACTGGCGCGCCGCCGCCCGCGCCCACGGATGGAGGCCAGTGTCTTGTCAAGGCGCAAGGAACCTACATGACGACGGGAGGCGCTGCGGGAACTTACAACGGCGTCGAGTTGCACCGCTGGAAGAAAGTGGCGACGATCTCGTCGACGCCGACGATGAAGACTTATCAGTTTCAATACACGATGAGCGTCAGCGGATTCATGGATCAGACAGGCGCGGGCGGACAGTGGCGTGGCACGTGGGGCGGGACGGCCACGCGCATGGAGACTTGGCAAGCGCCCGTGGTCACAAACCCTGCGACGGGACAGCCCGCGTTTCGGCTAACCACGACGCCGTCATTCTCTACCACCGTGCCCTATACAGGACACCTGCTGAATCCATTGCGGCCCGATCCGAGGATGTGGGCGACGGTGAGCGCATTCGCGCAGCCACAGCATTTGTTTTCATCGGGCACCTCGTTCGTCGTTGCGGCGTCGAACGGCTCAACAAGACAGGCGACCGGGGCCACATGGATTTGGAACAACCCGCTGGGTGACGCGACGTTCACTTGTAGCTGGAATGTTTCCTTGTAG